One segment of Pseudanabaena sp. PCC 6802 DNA contains the following:
- a CDS encoding cation:proton antiporter, protein MKIAILVLIEVLVVIGLSRLVGLAFRYIKQPLVIGEIVAGIMLGPSLLGLVAPDVAGWLFPPTAIPFLEVLAEVGLIFFMFLIGLELNPKYLKGQLNVAILTSHVSIVVPFSLGTLAALLLYPQLSNGSVSFTAFALFLGSAMSITAFPVLARIITEKNLQNTRIGSLALTCAAVDDVTAWCLLAVAIAVAKTNRMVDAIPTVLLAALYIILMLTVGAKFMQRLAKYYDRTKRLNQFVLAMLFSGVLASALITELIGIHLIFGAFLVGVIMPKDAGFTKEIAIRLEEFILIFMLPVFFAYSGLRTQIGLLNRPELWLLCGLVVAVAIAGKYVGTYVAATFSGINKQDASALGWLMNTRGLTELIVLNIGLDLNVISPLLFTMLVIMALVTTFMTSPLIEAIYQKKPSKVEPLTVAAPHAELSTDISQSAPAYTVLVPVANPSTQQGLVKLALAIAYGQVPITFKDNGEKQYVSVFPLSLLQLEVEYLYESLPEAAEIAIEKRRNHLQESLTNLEPAAAREFIHPIVRVCGDIARTTTQIAETERANLIILGWHHPIFTNNRLGGAVGQILNTATTDTSIFFESRQKDGNGDRFEPIFNNLLVPYAGSIHDFLALEIAIRLLLNHPESNLHILRVSKDSQPSVPPGRSFTQTLELLPSQVSDRIKISLVADKEIDAVVEASSSVDLTIAGVSREWGLERRTFGKYTDRLATRCQSALLVTRKYKLAPSHLVGILQIA, encoded by the coding sequence ATGAAAATAGCCATTTTAGTGTTAATTGAAGTTCTAGTCGTGATCGGTCTGTCACGCCTGGTAGGGTTGGCATTCCGCTACATCAAGCAACCCTTGGTAATTGGCGAAATTGTGGCAGGAATTATGCTGGGGCCTTCTTTATTAGGACTAGTGGCTCCCGATGTGGCAGGGTGGTTATTTCCCCCCACTGCAATTCCATTTTTAGAGGTATTGGCGGAAGTGGGGTTAATCTTTTTTATGTTCCTGATTGGATTGGAACTGAATCCTAAGTATCTCAAGGGACAGTTAAACGTCGCAATTTTGACTTCCCATGTCAGCATTGTAGTGCCTTTTTCGTTGGGCACGCTGGCGGCACTACTGCTTTATCCACAGCTTTCCAATGGGAGCGTCTCCTTTACTGCCTTTGCCCTATTCTTGGGTTCGGCAATGTCAATTACTGCTTTCCCCGTACTCGCCAGAATTATCACTGAGAAGAATCTCCAAAATACGCGGATTGGGAGCCTAGCGCTAACTTGCGCGGCGGTTGACGATGTTACGGCCTGGTGTCTGCTGGCAGTGGCGATCGCCGTTGCTAAAACGAACAGAATGGTAGATGCGATCCCAACCGTTTTATTGGCAGCGCTGTACATCATTTTGATGCTGACCGTAGGGGCAAAGTTTATGCAACGCCTCGCCAAATACTACGATCGCACCAAGCGACTGAATCAGTTTGTTTTAGCGATGCTGTTCTCAGGGGTGCTAGCATCTGCTCTGATTACCGAATTAATTGGCATTCACCTGATTTTTGGAGCGTTTCTGGTGGGTGTAATTATGCCCAAGGATGCTGGATTCACAAAGGAAATCGCAATCAGGCTGGAGGAATTTATCCTGATCTTCATGCTGCCTGTATTCTTTGCCTACAGTGGTTTGCGCACTCAAATCGGTCTGCTGAACCGCCCGGAATTGTGGCTGCTCTGTGGATTAGTAGTCGCTGTGGCGATCGCGGGGAAATACGTGGGCACCTATGTGGCGGCGACTTTTAGCGGGATTAATAAGCAGGATGCTTCAGCCCTGGGCTGGTTGATGAATACGCGCGGCCTCACCGAACTAATTGTGTTGAATATTGGTTTGGACTTGAACGTGATATCGCCACTACTATTTACGATGCTGGTGATTATGGCCTTAGTGACCACCTTTATGACTTCGCCCTTAATAGAGGCAATTTATCAGAAGAAACCCAGTAAAGTTGAACCTCTGACCGTGGCTGCCCCCCATGCAGAACTCTCTACAGATATCAGTCAATCTGCGCCCGCATATACCGTTTTGGTTCCTGTCGCCAATCCCAGTACGCAGCAGGGATTGGTCAAACTGGCTTTAGCGATCGCCTACGGACAAGTTCCCATAACTTTTAAGGATAATGGAGAGAAACAGTACGTGTCTGTCTTTCCACTCAGTCTTTTGCAGCTAGAAGTGGAGTATCTCTATGAGAGTCTGCCGGAAGCCGCAGAGATAGCTATAGAAAAGCGACGCAATCACCTGCAAGAATCGCTGACAAACCTGGAGCCAGCCGCAGCAAGAGAATTTATCCATCCGATCGTGCGCGTCTGTGGTGATATCGCTCGCACAACTACGCAAATTGCTGAAACCGAACGCGCTAACCTGATTATTTTGGGATGGCACCATCCCATATTCACGAACAATCGCTTGGGTGGTGCCGTAGGGCAAATCTTGAATACCGCCACGACTGATACCAGTATTTTCTTTGAATCGCGCCAAAAAGATGGCAATGGCGATCGCTTCGAGCCAATCTTCAATAACTTACTGGTTCCCTATGCAGGCAGCATTCACGATTTCTTAGCATTAGAGATAGCTATTCGCCTGTTACTAAATCACCCCGAGTCAAACTTACACATTCTGCGCGTTAGCAAGGATAGCCAGCCGTCAGTTCCACCAGGCCGCAGTTTTACACAAACCTTAGAGCTACTTCCATCTCAGGTCAGCGATCGCATTAAGATTTCTCTGGTTGCGGATAAGGAGATCGATGCGGTGGTAGAAGCAAGCAGTTCTGTAGATCTGACGATCGCAGGTGTAAGTCGCGAATGGGGTTTAGAGCGCCGCACCTTTGGGAAATATACCGATCGACTGGCAACGCGGTGTCAGTCAGCATTGCTGGTTACCCGTAAATATAAGCTGGCACCTTCCCATCTAGTTGGGATTTTGCAGATCGCTTAA
- a CDS encoding class I SAM-dependent methyltransferase, with protein sequence MLLSPEQRAKLDQTNDLLFYDYPRFVTHVDDGFIQQLTDLYRDRLKPQTRILDLMSSWVSHLPDEMEFAHVEGHGLNAEELARNPRLDRYFVQNLNENLQLPFSDREFDAVLIAVSVQYLQYPEAIFAEIHRILKPGGVVIISFSNRMFYQKAIQAWRDGSEASRLHLVGRYLQAVPGFGKPEAIVNQTQSYNLLSFLGMGGSDPFYAVLAYRED encoded by the coding sequence ATGCTCTTATCACCCGAACAACGCGCTAAGCTCGACCAAACTAACGATCTCCTCTTCTACGATTATCCTCGATTTGTCACCCATGTTGACGATGGGTTTATCCAGCAACTCACGGATTTGTATCGCGATCGCCTGAAGCCCCAAACGCGCATTCTGGACTTGATGAGTAGCTGGGTATCCCATTTGCCGGATGAAATGGAATTCGCGCACGTGGAGGGGCACGGTTTAAATGCGGAAGAATTAGCTCGCAATCCGCGTCTCGATCGCTATTTTGTCCAGAATCTGAATGAGAATTTGCAACTGCCATTCAGCGATCGCGAATTTGATGCGGTCTTAATTGCGGTATCGGTGCAATACCTCCAGTATCCCGAAGCTATTTTTGCTGAGATCCATCGCATTCTCAAACCTGGTGGTGTAGTGATTATCAGCTTCTCCAATCGCATGTTTTATCAGAAGGCGATTCAGGCGTGGCGCGATGGTTCGGAGGCGAGTCGCTTGCATCTGGTGGGACGCTATTTGCAAGCAGTACCGGGGTTTGGCAAGCCCGAAGCGATCGTAAACCAGACTCAATCCTATAACTTATTATCATTTTTAGGGATGGGTGGTAGCGACCCATTTTATGCAGTGCTTGCCTATAGAGAAGATTAG
- a CDS encoding Uma2 family endonuclease: MGDKIMTAIATPISQIEITPGSAIQIAGLTWENYMALLQELGDNRSTRVAFANGVLEIRMPSQRHEVSNRVLAAIALTLAEELGYEFNDLGAMTINRPQLNRGLEPDSCFYIQNARAGQGLQTAIADLPPDLAIEVDIARRSDNKLAIYQAIAVPEIWLYQSDRLKILILENGVYTDSTTSRAFPIASVEQLQQWLDLRKTGTDLTVVRSVRQFCRSLR; encoded by the coding sequence TTGGGCGACAAAATTATGACTGCGATCGCCACACCCATCAGCCAAATTGAGATTACCCCTGGCAGTGCCATCCAGATCGCTGGGTTAACGTGGGAGAACTATATGGCGCTCCTGCAAGAGTTGGGGGATAATCGCTCGACTCGGGTTGCCTTTGCCAATGGAGTTTTAGAAATCAGAATGCCAAGCCAAAGACACGAGGTCAGCAATCGAGTTTTAGCAGCGATCGCTTTAACTTTGGCAGAGGAACTGGGTTATGAGTTCAATGACCTGGGTGCCATGACCATCAACCGCCCTCAGTTAAATCGAGGTTTGGAACCAGATAGTTGCTTCTACATTCAAAATGCTCGAGCAGGTCAAGGCTTGCAAACAGCGATCGCTGATTTACCACCCGATCTCGCCATAGAAGTAGATATTGCTCGCCGCTCTGACAATAAACTAGCTATCTACCAGGCAATCGCCGTACCAGAGATATGGTTATATCAGAGCGATCGCCTTAAGATTCTAATTTTAGAGAATGGAGTTTACACTGATTCGACGACCAGTAGAGCATTTCCTATTGCGAGCGTGGAACAGCTACAACAATGGTTGGATTTACGAAAAACTGGGACGGATTTAACGGTGGTGCGATCGGTCAGGCAGTTTTGTCGGAGCTTGAGATGA
- the cobJ gene encoding precorrin-3B C(17)-methyltransferase, with protein MFNDRNIAGIAVTPTGTSLLQRLIEIEIQIVDTDLKSHLATIWTKYDGFVFCLATGAVVRLIAPLLQNKATDPAVVVVDEAGKFAISLCGGHLGGGDRLTRTIAAQLGAEAVITSASESVRLPAIDTLGEPFGWQRGTGDWNGVAGAIARQESIQIIQEAGSTLWQTALPPGHPFQFGWTESHEHTSANSPAARVWISPTQRRFSSDADVPKVQWHPRILWIGIGCERGTPRTLIERAIQQTCQANHLAEAAIAGIATIDLKADEVGLLEFCQSRNLSLRCFSSESLRAVDVPNPSIVVAAEVGTPSVAEAAAILAARMQDASNLSELESNSALHSHLLVPKQIFRRSEQSGAATVAIAVSQMELTGRQGRLLLVGIGPGALDQITPAARVALTQADAIVGYHLYAQLIEPLLHPGQIVETSPITQERQRAKRAVDLAQWGLSVAMISSGDCGIYGMAGLVMEELEARAWDGVAPSVEIYPGITALQAAAARVGTPLMHDFCAISLSDLLTPLETIRQRLVAAAQAGFVTAFYNPRSATRTEPMAIAHRIFLEHRHLDTPVALVRSAYRPDEQITLTTLGDLDINQIDMFTTVLIGNATTRFYQGKLITSRAYKNS; from the coding sequence ATGTTTAACGATCGCAACATTGCAGGTATTGCCGTAACACCAACTGGAACATCTTTGCTTCAGCGTCTAATTGAAATCGAAATCCAGATCGTCGATACCGACCTAAAATCTCATCTTGCCACCATATGGACAAAATATGATGGGTTTGTGTTTTGCTTAGCCACAGGAGCCGTAGTGCGCCTGATCGCACCGTTATTACAAAATAAAGCTACCGATCCAGCAGTAGTGGTGGTGGATGAAGCCGGGAAATTTGCAATTAGCCTGTGCGGAGGGCATCTGGGTGGGGGCGATCGCCTGACTCGCACGATCGCCGCTCAGTTAGGAGCGGAAGCAGTAATTACCAGCGCTTCTGAGAGTGTGCGGCTACCCGCGATCGATACATTGGGCGAGCCGTTTGGCTGGCAGCGCGGCACGGGCGATTGGAATGGAGTGGCAGGTGCGATCGCTCGCCAGGAATCTATTCAGATAATTCAGGAAGCAGGTTCGACATTATGGCAAACGGCTTTACCGCCAGGACATCCCTTTCAATTTGGCTGGACTGAATCGCACGAGCATACTTCTGCAAATTCTCCAGCAGCAAGAGTATGGATTAGCCCCACGCAAAGGCGATTCTCATCCGATGCCGATGTCCCTAAAGTGCAGTGGCATCCCCGCATCCTATGGATAGGGATTGGTTGCGAACGCGGTACACCTCGTACTCTAATCGAACGGGCGATTCAGCAGACCTGCCAGGCAAACCATCTAGCAGAAGCCGCGATCGCTGGAATTGCCACGATCGATCTCAAAGCTGATGAAGTAGGCTTATTGGAGTTCTGTCAATCGCGCAATTTGTCGCTGCGATGTTTCAGTAGCGAATCTTTGCGCGCCGTTGACGTGCCCAATCCCAGCATCGTGGTCGCCGCCGAGGTGGGTACGCCTAGCGTGGCAGAGGCAGCCGCAATTCTGGCAGCCAGGATGCAGGATGCGAGTAATTTATCAGAGCTAGAGTCAAATTCCGCATTGCATTCTCATCTGCTGGTGCCCAAACAAATATTTCGGCGCAGCGAACAGTCGGGAGCGGCAACCGTAGCGATCGCCGTGAGCCAAATGGAATTGACAGGGAGGCAGGGCAGGCTTTTGCTGGTGGGAATTGGGCCAGGCGCGTTAGATCAGATTACACCGGCGGCGCGGGTAGCATTGACGCAGGCAGATGCGATCGTTGGCTATCATCTCTACGCTCAATTAATCGAACCTTTGCTGCATCCCGGACAGATTGTCGAAACTTCACCAATTACCCAGGAACGCCAGCGGGCAAAGCGAGCGGTGGATCTGGCACAGTGGGGTTTGAGCGTCGCGATGATTTCTTCTGGGGATTGCGGGATATATGGCATGGCGGGGTTAGTGATGGAAGAATTAGAGGCTCGGGCATGGGATGGTGTCGCACCCAGCGTTGAGATATATCCAGGGATTACGGCGTTGCAAGCAGCGGCAGCGAGAGTCGGCACGCCGCTCATGCACGATTTCTGTGCCATTAGTCTCAGCGATCTGCTCACGCCGTTAGAAACGATTCGACAGCGCCTCGTCGCGGCGGCACAGGCAGGTTTTGTCACGGCATTTTACAATCCCCGTTCAGCCACCAGAACCGAACCAATGGCGATCGCGCACCGCATATTTCTAGAGCACCGCCATCTCGATACCCCAGTGGCATTGGTGCGATCGGCCTATCGTCCCGACGAACAGATTACCCTGACTACCTTAGGAGATTTGGATATTAACCAAATCGATATGTTTACCACTGTGTTGATTGGTAATGCAACAACCAGATTTTATCAAGGCAAGTTAATTACGTCCCGTGCTTATAAAAATTCGTGA
- a CDS encoding protein kinase domain-containing protein — protein MLGKILVNRFKITKRLSQGGFGETFIAEDMHLPDRPKCVIKQLKPIDKRPFVLAAAKKLFDREAQTLYKLGKHDQIPSLLAHFEEGTEFYLALEFVEGQVLSDEIFPGHPMGQSYVMHLLRDLLSILDFVHKQGVIHRDIKPGNLIRRFSDHRLVLIDFGAVKEAGLQQPDPQGHTSSTVAVGTFGYMPDEQANGRPKFTSDVFAAGMLAIQALTGISPNQLPEDLATGEVVWRDRIPFIDPELAAVLDKMVKSHFTQRYQSASEALEALGKVAEPATIVSVPPTILSPQPSTPNIPQPGLPTTKSELPQAPGQTTIVTAEAGTTAETDITAETKVDAGTISNPTKPQNATKPQVKLPNSRIPTTLYKQKSRSNGKLIWLGVGSIAVAGAIASYFFVQSEGDKRLLARLEEAKTFKTAENYSQCLEMARSIPFGTRYDKEAKALLEDCQIGQAKPILAQAQRLAKENKLEVAIAIANKIPSTSAAYPEVQKQVEQWAENLLQIAAKQFEQGKLKEAIALIKSIPPDSPTGKKAQELAEQLRAQWIADEAAFKAADKAAKEGKWSDAIAASAQVKTTFWQKQTYPIIEKANAALTPATAPPTPEPVQTTVQPAQTVQTTVQTAQPVQPTPTPVVQQAPPPPPPPPPPPPPPPPPPPPPPPPPPPPPVR, from the coding sequence ATGCTGGGAAAAATACTTGTTAATCGGTTCAAGATTACTAAACGACTGAGTCAGGGTGGCTTTGGCGAGACCTTTATTGCCGAAGATATGCATTTGCCAGATCGCCCCAAATGCGTCATCAAGCAACTCAAACCGATAGATAAACGCCCGTTTGTTTTGGCAGCAGCCAAGAAATTATTCGATCGCGAAGCTCAAACCCTGTACAAACTTGGCAAACACGACCAGATCCCATCCCTATTAGCCCACTTTGAAGAAGGCACGGAATTTTATTTAGCTTTAGAATTTGTTGAAGGTCAAGTACTGAGTGACGAGATCTTCCCCGGACATCCCATGGGCCAGTCCTACGTAATGCATTTGCTGCGAGACTTGTTGAGCATTCTGGATTTCGTGCACAAGCAGGGCGTGATCCATCGCGATATTAAGCCAGGCAACTTAATCCGACGCTTTTCCGACCACCGCTTAGTTCTCATTGACTTCGGTGCGGTCAAAGAAGCCGGCCTACAGCAACCCGACCCACAGGGGCATACTAGCTCGACCGTTGCTGTTGGGACATTTGGCTATATGCCGGACGAGCAAGCTAATGGTAGACCCAAGTTTACCAGCGATGTCTTTGCGGCTGGAATGCTGGCCATCCAAGCTTTGACGGGCATCTCGCCAAATCAATTACCAGAAGACCTGGCTACTGGCGAAGTGGTCTGGCGCGATCGCATCCCATTCATTGACCCCGAGCTAGCGGCAGTGCTGGACAAAATGGTGAAATCGCACTTTACGCAACGATACCAATCTGCGTCAGAAGCGTTAGAAGCCTTGGGAAAAGTAGCGGAGCCAGCCACAATAGTCTCAGTCCCTCCCACTATTCTGTCTCCTCAACCATCCACGCCAAATATTCCCCAACCTGGGTTACCCACCACAAAATCCGAGTTGCCACAAGCACCAGGCCAAACAACCATCGTAACGGCAGAAGCTGGCACAACCGCAGAAACTGACATAACCGCAGAAACTAAAGTAGACGCGGGAACGATCTCTAATCCCACCAAACCACAAAACGCTACTAAACCGCAGGTCAAGCTCCCAAATTCTCGAATTCCAACAACTCTATATAAACAAAAGTCTAGAAGTAATGGAAAACTAATATGGTTGGGAGTTGGAAGTATTGCAGTTGCGGGCGCGATCGCTAGCTACTTCTTTGTCCAATCTGAAGGCGATAAACGCCTCCTGGCAAGGCTAGAAGAAGCAAAAACCTTTAAAACCGCTGAAAACTATTCGCAATGTCTTGAGATGGCGAGATCGATTCCTTTTGGCACTCGCTATGACAAGGAGGCGAAGGCGCTTCTAGAAGATTGTCAAATTGGCCAAGCGAAACCCATCCTGGCTCAAGCGCAGCGACTCGCAAAGGAGAATAAGCTAGAAGTAGCGATCGCGATAGCCAATAAAATTCCCTCTACAAGCGCTGCGTATCCAGAGGTGCAGAAGCAAGTAGAGCAATGGGCGGAGAACTTATTGCAAATCGCCGCCAAACAATTCGAGCAAGGGAAATTAAAAGAGGCGATCGCCTTGATTAAGTCCATTCCACCAGACTCTCCCACTGGGAAGAAAGCCCAGGAATTAGCTGAGCAATTGCGAGCCCAATGGATTGCAGACGAAGCTGCCTTTAAAGCTGCCGATAAAGCTGCAAAAGAGGGGAAATGGAGCGACGCGATCGCTGCTTCGGCGCAAGTTAAAACCACCTTTTGGCAGAAGCAAACATATCCAATTATTGAGAAGGCAAATGCCGCGCTAACACCTGCGACTGCTCCTCCCACCCCCGAGCCCGTTCAAACAACCGTCCAACCAGCACAGACCGTCCAAACAACCGTCCAAACAGCCCAACCAGTGCAGCCTACTCCAACCCCTGTGGTGCAGCAAGCTCCGCCACCGCCACCGCCACCACCACCGCCACCACCGCCACCACCACCGCCGCCACCGCCACCACCGCCGCCACCGCCACCACCACCAGTAAGGTAA
- a CDS encoding serine/threonine-protein kinase translates to MLGTTLVNRYKITRELSHGGFGQTFIAEDLHLPGHPKCAIKQLKPMDTRPVVLEAAKKLFDREAETLYKLGKHDQIPSLLAHFEEGAEFYLAQEFIEGKVLSDEILPGQPLSQPYVVQLMQDILHILDFVHKQGVIHRDIKPANLIRRFSDNRLVLIDFGAVKEASLQRLDPQGHTSSTMAVGTYGYMPDEQANGRPKFASDIYAVGMLGIQALTGVLPNQLPEDFATGEVVWRNMVPSLSPELAEVLDKMARSHFTQRYQSASEAIEALQKVPEPVAAMAGVAPTVLPAQFNPPSIAPPPAIQPFVSPVVPATETSKPTEVPQVGLPIQTPALETAVQPGAIANPTTPQNGLPQTTTPQSNNPPGIPISTTPHKQNSGIKLNKQLVWIGVGSIAAAGAIASYFVVQGEGDKRLLARLEEARTSKAAGNYSQCIERVKSIPSGSRYEGEAKALGEECQTAQINSQAKTILAEAQQLAKDNKLEAAIAAANKIPSTSSSYPEVQKSIAQWSESLLKIATRQFEQGKLKEAIALTRSIPPGSPTGKKAQQLVTQWQAQWNADEAAFKAADKAVKEGKWRDAIASSQKVKTAFWKKQTDPIVAKANAALTPAPAPAPEPVQATQPVQTRETYVEPAPVYEAPAPVRPAPPPEPAYVPPPPAREPSLDSLPAPSKGN, encoded by the coding sequence ATGCTGGGAACAACCCTTGTCAATCGTTACAAAATCACCAGAGAACTAAGTCACGGTGGCTTTGGACAGACATTTATTGCTGAAGATTTGCATTTGCCCGGGCATCCTAAGTGCGCGATCAAGCAGCTAAAACCAATGGACACCCGTCCGGTGGTTTTGGAAGCTGCCAAGAAATTATTCGATCGCGAAGCAGAAACCCTGTACAAACTAGGCAAACACGACCAGATCCCGTCGCTATTAGCCCACTTTGAGGAAGGTGCGGAATTTTACTTAGCGCAAGAGTTTATCGAAGGTAAGGTCTTGAGTGACGAGATTCTACCCGGTCAGCCCTTGAGTCAGCCGTACGTGGTGCAATTAATGCAGGATATCCTGCATATTCTAGATTTCGTGCACAAACAGGGTGTAATTCACCGCGATATTAAGCCAGCTAATTTAATTCGCCGCTTTTCAGACAATCGCTTAGTCCTGATCGACTTTGGCGCGGTTAAGGAAGCTAGTTTACAGCGGCTTGACCCACAGGGGCACACTAGCTCCACTATGGCTGTGGGAACCTACGGCTACATGCCCGACGAACAAGCCAATGGTAGGCCCAAATTTGCCAGCGATATCTATGCAGTTGGGATGTTGGGCATTCAGGCTTTGACTGGTGTCTTACCCAATCAACTGCCGGAAGATTTTGCCACAGGCGAGGTGGTCTGGCGCAACATGGTTCCATCGCTTTCCCCTGAGCTAGCAGAGGTGCTGGACAAAATGGCGCGATCGCATTTCACTCAACGCTATCAATCTGCTTCGGAAGCAATAGAAGCACTACAAAAAGTACCAGAACCAGTCGCAGCAATGGCAGGCGTGGCTCCTACTGTTTTACCCGCGCAATTCAATCCTCCCAGTATTGCACCACCCCCAGCTATCCAACCTTTCGTATCGCCTGTAGTACCTGCTACAGAAACTTCGAAACCTACGGAAGTGCCTCAAGTAGGTCTTCCCATTCAAACACCTGCACTAGAAACAGCAGTCCAGCCAGGTGCGATCGCAAATCCGACAACACCTCAGAATGGATTACCTCAAACCACTACTCCACAATCCAATAATCCTCCTGGAATTCCAATTTCTACAACTCCGCACAAGCAGAATTCAGGGATTAAGCTCAACAAACAACTGGTCTGGATCGGAGTTGGCAGTATTGCCGCTGCGGGCGCGATCGCCAGCTACTTTGTCGTCCAGGGAGAAGGGGATAAACGTCTCCTGGCAAGATTGGAAGAGGCAAGAACTTCTAAAGCAGCAGGAAATTATTCGCAGTGTATCGAGCGCGTAAAATCAATTCCCTCCGGCTCTCGCTATGAGGGAGAAGCTAAAGCACTTGGGGAAGAATGTCAAACTGCCCAAATCAATTCCCAAGCAAAAACTATTCTCGCAGAAGCGCAGCAACTCGCAAAGGATAACAAACTGGAAGCAGCGATTGCTGCTGCTAATAAGATTCCCTCCACCAGTTCATCCTACCCAGAAGTGCAGAAATCGATCGCGCAATGGTCTGAGAGCTTACTAAAAATTGCCACCAGACAATTCGAGCAAGGTAAATTAAAAGAGGCGATCGCCCTGACTAGATCCATCCCACCAGGTTCTCCCACTGGGAAGAAAGCCCAGCAATTAGTAACGCAATGGCAAGCACAATGGAATGCAGACGAGGCTGCCTTCAAAGCCGCAGATAAAGCTGTTAAAGAAGGGAAATGGAGGGATGCGATCGCGTCTTCGCAGAAGGTAAAAACCGCTTTTTGGAAAAAGCAAACCGATCCGATTGTTGCAAAGGCGAATGCAGCGCTGACACCCGCACCCGCACCCGCACCGGAGCCAGTCCAGGCAACGCAACCCGTCCAGACGCGAGAAACCTACGTGGAACCTGCGCCTGTCTACGAGGCTCCAGCCCCTGTCAGACCGGCACCACCACCGGAACCCGCCTACGTGCCACCCCCACCAGCACGGGAACCCAGCTTAGACAGCTTACCCGCACCTAGCAAGGGTAATTGA
- a CDS encoding DUF3593 domain-containing protein — translation MLTKDALFALSLFPYLAFLWFITRSGKMPKLALWGFYGTLVFVAVTIPVGIYAKLVYKESLANVDFLHGGAESLLTIANILIVLGFKNASDRLRKGEKN, via the coding sequence ATGTTGACAAAAGATGCCCTCTTCGCACTTTCGTTATTTCCCTACTTAGCATTTCTTTGGTTTATTACCAGATCGGGGAAAATGCCCAAACTAGCCCTCTGGGGTTTTTATGGTACGCTCGTATTTGTGGCCGTGACCATTCCCGTTGGCATTTATGCCAAGTTGGTTTACAAAGAATCTCTGGCCAATGTGGATTTTTTACATGGGGGAGCCGAGTCTTTGCTGACGATCGCCAATATTCTCATCGTACTTGGATTTAAGAATGCCAGCGATCGCTTAAGAAAAGGCGAGAAAAACTAG
- the aroB gene encoding 3-dehydroquinate synthase gives MSSPATTITVDFSHAKLASRNYEIAIAPQSLPYLGKKMMELEIGKKSKKVLVVSNPVIFKHYGTTVTTSLQSVGYEVADLILPAGERYKNANSLQKIYDAALAHRLERGSTIVALGGGVIGDMAGYAAATWLRGISLVQVPTTLLAMVDSAIGGKTGINHPQGKNLIGAFHQPRLVWVDPDVLRTLPAREFRTAMAEVIKYGVIWDAELFEQMLQSKRLDQLRYIKPDLLFAILSRCARAKAEIVSQDEKEGNIRAILNYGHTIGHAIEAVTNYRLFNHGEAVGLGMIAAGAIAASLNFWTEAERAKQQILIEKAGLPQQLPTDIDLHEIVAALSKDKKVTDGKVQFVVPTTIGKAMVTDQVTADTVSKVLTQNLTP, from the coding sequence ATGTCCAGTCCTGCCACCACCATTACCGTTGATTTCAGCCATGCCAAACTAGCATCCAGGAATTATGAGATTGCGATCGCACCCCAAAGCTTGCCATACCTGGGCAAAAAAATGATGGAGCTGGAAATAGGCAAGAAAAGTAAAAAGGTTTTAGTGGTTTCTAATCCAGTCATATTCAAACATTATGGTACCACCGTTACCACATCGCTCCAGTCAGTTGGGTATGAAGTTGCCGATCTGATCTTGCCGGCTGGCGAACGTTACAAAAATGCTAACTCCCTGCAAAAAATCTACGATGCCGCACTTGCGCATCGGCTAGAGCGCGGCTCGACCATTGTGGCATTAGGTGGCGGCGTGATTGGCGATATGGCTGGCTATGCCGCTGCCACCTGGTTGCGGGGTATTAGTCTCGTCCAGGTGCCAACCACTTTGCTGGCTATGGTCGATTCCGCAATTGGCGGTAAGACGGGAATCAACCACCCCCAAGGCAAAAACCTGATTGGTGCTTTTCACCAGCCTCGTCTGGTTTGGGTCGATCCCGACGTGCTGCGTACCCTACCAGCACGCGAGTTCCGCACTGCTATGGCTGAGGTAATCAAATACGGCGTAATTTGGGACGCAGAATTATTCGAACAGATGCTGCAAAGCAAACGCCTCGACCAATTGCGCTATATCAAGCCAGATCTGCTGTTTGCCATCTTATCTCGCTGTGCCCGAGCCAAAGCGGAAATTGTTTCCCAAGATGAAAAGGAAGGTAATATTCGCGCTATTCTCAACTACGGTCACACGATCGGTCACGCGATCGAGGCGGTTACTAACTATCGCCTCTTCAATCATGGCGAAGCGGTCGGATTGGGTATGATTGCTGCTGGTGCGATCGCTGCCTCATTAAACTTCTGGACAGAGGCAGAGCGCGCAAAACAACAAATCTTAATCGAAAAGGCTGGCTTGCCACAGCAGCTACCAACCGACATAGATTTGCACGAGATTGTAGCGGCTCTATCTAAAGATAAAAAGGTTACAGATGGTAAAGTACAGTTTGTTGTACCAACTACTATTGGGAAAGCTATGGTTACAGACCAGGTGACAGCGGATACAGTCAGCAAAGTTTTGACGCAAAACTTGACACCCTGA